Within Hydrogenispora ethanolica, the genomic segment ATATGATGGGCGCTGTCGGTAAACTGGGTAAGATTTTGGGGCCGAAAGGCTTGATGCCGAACCCCAAGACCGGCACCGTTACTTTTGACGTTGCGAAAGCCGTAAAAGAGATCAAAGCCGGTAAGGTCGAATACCGGGTCGATAAGACCGGTATCGTGCATGTGCCCATTGGGAAGGTTTCTTTTGAAGCGGAAAAGTTGTTGCGTAACTTCCGGACGCTGATGGATGTGATCGTCAAAGCCAAACCGGCCAGCGCCAAGGGGACCTATATCAAGAGCGTGGTGCTTTCGGCTACGATGAGTCCCGGCGTCAAAGTTTCCCCGCAATCGGCCCAGTCGGCTGCGAGCGCCGAGCATTAAAATACGGAAGATTGTACTTCAACTGAATATTTGAATTCGCGCCATAGACAGTAGGCATCGGTAATTGAGCCGATTTAATGGGGAAACCCGCCTACCGAGGCTGGAATGGTTTTCACAGGGTGATAACAGACCTCCAGTTTAGCTATGGGGGTCTTTATTTTTTGTTTCCAAAGGTGATTACTTTTTAAAGGAGGTGTAAACATGGCAAGACCGGAAAAGGAAGCGGCGGTAAGTGAAATTCAAGAAAAACTGCAGAAATCCAAAGCAGTAGTACTCGCCGACTATCGGGGGCTGAATGTTCAGGAAGTTACCGAGCTCCGGAAGAAACTACGGGAAGCCGGCGTCGAGTATAAAGTCGCTAAGAACACTCTGACCAGCCGGGCGGCGAAGTCGGTTTCCATCGAAGGGCTCGATTCCTATCTGAGTGGCCCGACGGCTTTGGCATTCGGATATAACGACCCGGTTACACCGGCGAAAATACTCTCGAATTTTGCCAAAGATCACAAACACTTGGAGCTGAAAGGCGGTATTCTCGAGGGAAAGGTCATTGACTTTAACGCCGTCAAAGCGTTGGCTGATCTGCCTTCCCGCGAGGCATTGCTGGGTCAAGTGGCTGGTTTGATGCAGGCTCCGCTCCGTGGCATGGCTACGGTGCTTTCAGGGCCCATCCGCAATTTGGTTTATGCAGTTGAGGCGATTCGCAAGCAGAAAGCCGGAGAAGAATGATTATTAAAGGAGGATTCTATCGATGAGTAAAGTAAGTGAAGTTTTAGAGATCGTCAAAGGTTTATCCGTTCTGGAATTAAACGAATTAGTCAAAGCTTTTGAAGAGGAATTCGGCGTATCCGCCGCCGCTCCGGTTGCAGTCGCTGCTGCTCCGGCTGCCGCTGCTCCGGTCGCTGAAGAGAAAACCGAGTTTGACGTCCTGCTGGTGAGCGGCGGCGCCCAAAAGATCCAAGTGATCAAAGTGGTCCGCGAAGTAACCGGCCTCGGCCTGAAAGAAGCCAAAGATCTGGTTGACGGCGCTCCGAAGAAAGTCAAAGAAGGCATTTCCAAGGCTGACGCCGAGGAACTCAAGAAGAAACTCGAAGATGCCGGCGCTACCGTTGAACTGAAATAATCGGGTGTTGAAAAAGGGCTGGTTAATTTTCCGGCCCTTTTTTTATTTTTTCCTTGACAGGAAATTCTTACTGTGATATTATAATAATCTGCGAAGTTTGGCAATGGTTTCAAAAAAACTTTTTTAAACAGGTATAATCGCGGCTATAATATTAAAAATAAGTGAATGCGGGCTGAGGTTGCTGAAAAGTAGTTTGACGAATATTCCTTGAACAAAGATAGTGGCGAGGATAACTATTGTTACCTTGCTTTTGTCTGTTTTCGTAGGTACTCAGGCCCGGTTATTACTATTCTGAAGAGGTGAGTGGCTTGCAGGAAGCTGTCCAAAAACATCGTAACAGAGTGAGCTTCGCCAAGATCGAAGAAATCCTGGATATGCCGAACTTAATTGAAGTTCAGCAGAAATCGTATCAGTGGTTTTTAGATGAAGGCTTGCGTGAAATGTTCCGAGACATCTCGCCGATTCAGGATTTTACCGGCAATTTGGTCTTGGAGTTTATCGATTATGCGCTGGGCGATCCGAAATATCCGGTCGAAGAATGCAAGGACCGCGATGTTACATATGCTGCGCCGCTGCGGGTGCGGGCCCGGCTAATCAATAAAGAGACCGGCGAAGTGAAGGAACAAGAGGTCTTCATGGGCGATTTCCCGTTGATGACCGAGAAAGGAACCTTCATTATTAATGGCGCCGAGCGGGTTATCGTTAGCCAGCTGGTCCGTTCGCCGGGCGTCTATTTCGGAAGAACTCAGGATACCACCGGAAAATACCTATACTCCTCCAGCATCATTCCCAACCGTGGCGCCTGGTTGGAGTATGAATTCGATTCCAATGACGTGTTATATGTGCGGATCGATCGGACCCGGAAACTTCCGGTGACCATATTATTGAAGTCTTTGGGATTGGGCAACAACTATCAGCTCAATGATCTCTTCGAAGGCCACGAAGTTATCAAAAACACCCTGGAACGGGATAACACCCAAAACGAAGAAGAAGCTCTGGTTGAGATCTATAAACGGTTGCGTCCGGGTGAACCGCCGACGGTCGATAGCGCGCGTAGCCTTTTTGAGACGTTGTTTTTTGATCCGAAACGCTACGATCTGGCCTCGGTGGGACGTTATAAGATCAATAAGAAACTGGGCTTGAACTTCCCCGCCAAATCGACCAAACCGTATGTGGATGCCGAGGGAAACGAGGTTCCGGGCCAGGAAGCCGTAAAGACCTTAATGAAGGAAGATGTCATTGAGGTTGTAAAATACTTACTGAATTTGTTTGGCGGGGTCGGCGAGATCGATGACATCGACCACCTCGGCAACCGTCGTCTGAAATCTGTCGGCGAGTTGCTGCAGAATCAGTTCCGGATCGGTCTTTCCCGGATGGAACGGGTGGTCCGGGAACGGATGACCATTCAGGATGTCGAGGTGATCACGCCGCAAGCGTTGATCAATATTCGTCCGGTGGTGGCGGCGATTAAGGAATTCTTCGGTTCCAGCCAGCTGTCCCAATTTATGGACCAGACAAACCCTTTGGCGGAACTGACGCATAAACGGCGACTCTCGGCATTGGGGCCGGGCGGTCTGTCGCGGGAGCGGGCCGGCATGGAAGTCCGGGACGTACACCATTCCCACTATGGGAGGATGTGTCCGGTGGAGACGCCGGAAGGTCCGAACATCGGGCTGATCGGATCGCTGACTACCTTCGCCCGGATTAATGAATACGGTTTTATCGAAACTCCCTACCGGAAGGTAACCAATGGAATGGTTACGGATGAGATCGTTTATCTCACCGCCGATGAGGAAGATCACTATATTGTGGCGCAAGCCAACGAACCTTTTGATCCGGTAACCAGAAAGTTCATTCATACCCGGGTTTCCATCCGGCACCGCGAAGATATCCGCGAAGTTTCGAGCGATCAGGTTCACTTGATGGATGTATCGCCGAAACAGCTGGTGAGTATCGCGACCGCGTTGATTCCGTTTCTGGAGAATGACGACGCCAACCGGGCTCTGATGGGTTCGAACATGCAACGCCAGGCTGTTCCGCTCTTGCGGACACAAGCGCCGTACGTTGGAACCGGTATGGAATATAAGGCGGCAGTGGATTCGGGAGTCGTAATTACGGCTAAAAAAGGCGGCGTCATCAAAAAGGTTACCGGCGATTTTATTCAGATTAAGACCGATAACGGAATCGATAGTTATCGCGTTTTGAAATTCAAACGTTCCAACCAGGGAACTTGTGTGAACCAAAAGCCGATCGTCCGGGAAGGGCAGATCGTCGAGACCGGCGAGGTCATCGCCGACGGACCGTCCACCGACAATGGCGAATTGGCGCTCGGCAAAAATGTGTTGGTCGCTTTCATGCCGTGGGAAGGTTACAATTACGAGGACGCCATTTTGCTCAGCGAAAAGCTGGTGGTCGACGACACCTTCACCTCCGTTCATATCGAGGAGTATGAAGCGGAGGCCCGGGATACCAAACTGGGCGCCGAGGAGATTACCCGGGATATTCCCAATGTCGGGGAAGGCGCCTTGGATGATCTTGATGAGCAAGGCATCATCCGCATTGGCGCGGAAGTGCGACCCGGGGATATTCTGGTCGGTAAGGTAACGCCCAAGGGCGAAACCGAGCTCACCGCCGAGGAACGTTTATTACGGGCTATTTTTGGTGAAAAGGCCCGGGAAGTTCGGGATACCTCATTGCGCGTGCCTCACGGCGAGTCGGGGCGGATCGTCGATGTCAAGGTCTTCTCGCGTGAAAACGGCGACGAACTGGCTCCAGGGGTCAATCGACTGGTTCGCGTATATATCGCCCAGAAACGGAAGATCTCCGTGGGCGACAAGATGGCGGGCCGGCATGGCAATAAGGGTGTTATCGCGAAAATTCTGCCAATTGAAGATATGCCTTTCCTGCCGGATGGAACGCCGGTAGAGATTGTGTTGAATCCGTTGGGCGTTCCCTCCCGGATGAACTTGGGCCAGGTGCTCGAGACCCATCTGGGCTGGGCTGCCAAAGCACTGGGTATTCATGTGGCGACTCCGGTTTTCGGCGGCGCGACTGAAAAAGATATTTTGGAAATGTTCGAGAAGGCGGGTCTTCCCAAAACCGGGAAAACCACGCTGTATGATGGTCGGACTGGCGAAGCTTTTGACCGCCCGGTCACGGTGGGTCAGGTTTACATGTTAAAACTGGCACACTTGGTGGACGATAAGATTCATGCCCGTTCCACCGGCCCGTACTCGTTGGTTACCCAGCAACCTTTGGGCGGTAAAGCGCAATTCGGCGGCCAACGTTTTGGAGAGATGGAGGTTTGGGCGCTTGAGGCATACGGAGCCGCTTATACCTTGCAAGAGCTGTTAACGGTCAAATCCGACGATGTCATCGGCCGGGTCAAGACCTACGAAGCCATTGTAAAGGGCGAAAACGTTCCGGAACCGGGCGTTCCCGAGTCGTTTAAAGTTCTTATCAAGGAATTGCAGAGCCTTTGTCTGGATGTGAAGATTTTGTCCGAGGAATCGGAGGAGATTCAGATCAAGGAAGAAGATGAAGATGTGAAAGAGATGGCCAAAGAGTTGGGGCTGGAATTTGATACCCCTCATGAGGCTGTCTTTGAAGAAGAGACTGAGGATACCGGGGAAGCGGATTCTTTCGATGAGGAAGAAGACCTTTTTGAAGATTCATTCGATGCGGAACTGCCGGAAGAAGCCTGATTTTTTCGGGGAACCGGACACCGATTGGAGGAGGGAAACCCTTGCTGGATGCCAATAATTTTGACGCTTTAAAAATCGGTTTGGCCTCACCAGAACAGATTCGAGCCTGGTCGAGCGGAGAAGTTAAAAAACCGGAAACCATCAATTACCGGACCCTGAAGCCGGAACGGGAAGGATTGTTCTGCGAGAAAATCTTCGGGCCGCAACGCGACTGGGAATGTCATTGCGGTAAATATAAACGGGTTCGTTACAAGGGGATCATCTGTGACCGTTGCGGCGTTGAAGTGACCCGTTCCAAAGTGCGCCGGGAACGGCTCGGCCATATTGAGCTGGCTGCGCCGGTCTCTCATATCTGGTATTTTAAAGGGATTCCCAGCCGGATGGGTTTGTTGTTGGATATGTCCCCCCGCCATCTGGAGAAGATCATCTATTTCGCTTCCTATGTAGTGGTGGATACGGGCAACACCCCGCTCATCAAGAAACAGTTGCTTTCGGAGAACGAGTATCGCGAAGCGCGGGAAAAGTACGGCCAGAGTTTTAAGGCTTTGATGGGCGCGGAAGCGATTAAAAAATTATTAGAAGAAGTCGACCTCGAAAAATTGGCCGTCGAACTGAAAAAAGAGGTCAAAGAAGTAAGCGGACAACGGCGGATTCGTGCCATTCGCCGCCTTGAGGTCGTGGAATCGTTCCGGAAATCGGTCAGCCGGCCCGACTGGATGGTCCTCGACGTCGTCCCGGTTATTCCTCCGGAGTTGCGGCCTATGGTTCAACTGGACGGCGGCCGTTTCGCCACTTCCGACTTGAATGACCTGTATCGGAGAGTCATTAACCGTAACAACCGGCTG encodes:
- the rplA gene encoding 50S ribosomal protein L1, with amino-acid sequence MPKHGKRYQESAKLVDGVKLYDPAEALNIIKSMPVGKFDETVEISIRLGVDPRHADQQIRGAVVLPFGTGRTVKVAVFAKGEKAKEAEEAGAEKVGAEDLIEEIQKGWMDFDVAVATPDMMGAVGKLGKILGPKGLMPNPKTGTVTFDVAKAVKEIKAGKVEYRVDKTGIVHVPIGKVSFEAEKLLRNFRTLMDVIVKAKPASAKGTYIKSVVLSATMSPGVKVSPQSAQSAASAEH
- the rplJ gene encoding 50S ribosomal protein L10; this translates as MARPEKEAAVSEIQEKLQKSKAVVLADYRGLNVQEVTELRKKLREAGVEYKVAKNTLTSRAAKSVSIEGLDSYLSGPTALAFGYNDPVTPAKILSNFAKDHKHLELKGGILEGKVIDFNAVKALADLPSREALLGQVAGLMQAPLRGMATVLSGPIRNLVYAVEAIRKQKAGEE
- the rplL gene encoding 50S ribosomal protein L7/L12, with translation MSKVSEVLEIVKGLSVLELNELVKAFEEEFGVSAAAPVAVAAAPAAAAPVAEEKTEFDVLLVSGGAQKIQVIKVVREVTGLGLKEAKDLVDGAPKKVKEGISKADAEELKKKLEDAGATVELK
- the rpoB gene encoding DNA-directed RNA polymerase subunit beta; translated protein: MPNLIEVQQKSYQWFLDEGLREMFRDISPIQDFTGNLVLEFIDYALGDPKYPVEECKDRDVTYAAPLRVRARLINKETGEVKEQEVFMGDFPLMTEKGTFIINGAERVIVSQLVRSPGVYFGRTQDTTGKYLYSSSIIPNRGAWLEYEFDSNDVLYVRIDRTRKLPVTILLKSLGLGNNYQLNDLFEGHEVIKNTLERDNTQNEEEALVEIYKRLRPGEPPTVDSARSLFETLFFDPKRYDLASVGRYKINKKLGLNFPAKSTKPYVDAEGNEVPGQEAVKTLMKEDVIEVVKYLLNLFGGVGEIDDIDHLGNRRLKSVGELLQNQFRIGLSRMERVVRERMTIQDVEVITPQALINIRPVVAAIKEFFGSSQLSQFMDQTNPLAELTHKRRLSALGPGGLSRERAGMEVRDVHHSHYGRMCPVETPEGPNIGLIGSLTTFARINEYGFIETPYRKVTNGMVTDEIVYLTADEEDHYIVAQANEPFDPVTRKFIHTRVSIRHREDIREVSSDQVHLMDVSPKQLVSIATALIPFLENDDANRALMGSNMQRQAVPLLRTQAPYVGTGMEYKAAVDSGVVITAKKGGVIKKVTGDFIQIKTDNGIDSYRVLKFKRSNQGTCVNQKPIVREGQIVETGEVIADGPSTDNGELALGKNVLVAFMPWEGYNYEDAILLSEKLVVDDTFTSVHIEEYEAEARDTKLGAEEITRDIPNVGEGALDDLDEQGIIRIGAEVRPGDILVGKVTPKGETELTAEERLLRAIFGEKAREVRDTSLRVPHGESGRIVDVKVFSRENGDELAPGVNRLVRVYIAQKRKISVGDKMAGRHGNKGVIAKILPIEDMPFLPDGTPVEIVLNPLGVPSRMNLGQVLETHLGWAAKALGIHVATPVFGGATEKDILEMFEKAGLPKTGKTTLYDGRTGEAFDRPVTVGQVYMLKLAHLVDDKIHARSTGPYSLVTQQPLGGKAQFGGQRFGEMEVWALEAYGAAYTLQELLTVKSDDVIGRVKTYEAIVKGENVPEPGVPESFKVLIKELQSLCLDVKILSEESEEIQIKEEDEDVKEMAKELGLEFDTPHEAVFEEETEDTGEADSFDEEEDLFEDSFDAELPEEA